The following is a genomic window from Euwallacea similis isolate ESF13 chromosome 4, ESF131.1, whole genome shotgun sequence.
AATGATTACAGGTTGTAGCTTACCTTAACCTCATATTAgattagatttaaattttggcaGTAACTTGAGGGATATTGCTAACTTTAGCATTtaaggatttaaaaatatctcaacaAGTATAAACAAAAGAGTCGTCCGCAAAAACAGAGTCACAACTAGTGGGAAcaacagtaatttttttaactctgtTATTTCTTTGCCAGCTAAAAGATTGTTAATGTCTTTTCTGAAAAGGATTTCATGTCTTCATTTTctgtttgatatttatagtcGCTCAGGGACTGTATTATAGTTGATAATAGCTTTACctgtttattaataatttctaaacatttcaacattttttttaattcctacCGAATGATGGTGTAGTAATTCCATAAAGTCCCATAATCCcgatatttttcattagaagagattttaatttcagagACGTGTAAAATATGTTAAGTTGAAAGTTACAACAGCAGCTAATAATCTTTCTTTAACACAGCCGAACAAATCTTTTCTTGTTTTCCATCCTCCATTTATTATAACGCTTAATAACCTAAGCTATTTGAAATGTGTATGTACCAAATCTTCAATGGAATATCAAGTGTTCCTGTTGTTATTTGAAATAGTACGTTCTTGCCTCTTTTGCAATGTGAAATTCGAAAGAGGTTTCAGCGAGAAGTAACGAGTcagtataaataattaatcttatatatatgtatatataatatataaaatatttattactctttaaagtaataaatactGATCAatactattttattacataattttaattgcgGATTTTTCTCAtagtttttagttatttatgtataacTTCTTTGTACCTccaataatatcaaaaatatattaaacataAATACAGTAAACAGAATTTAGACAAATTTTTATGCACACAATATTCCATTAAGTCATCGATCTCTGGAGATCCGACGCAGTCAACGTGTTTTAGGTTTTTGCCTCgttttgtataataattatattcatTGCTTTCTGTTCGCCTTATGCAGATTGGTTCGCCTTGTTTTAAAGCTGTAGAAGATACAAAAAACTCTCGTAGGAGATAATGCCGGGTGTTCCAAATGTCTGTATATCGCCTTGATTCGATTTGGAATACTCATTTTGTGGTCCGGGTCATCGGCGGcacaaagaaaaatgttagCAGTAGCTTGGATCGACCCTTGTACATAAAACGCCGTGTTCTAGAATTTATAAGTATATATTTTGTTAACGTAGCCTTAGCgaagtttcaattttggtGAAACTGTTTTCGTTAGCAGCAGTGATCGGTAACCAtgtgaataattaattatgttcTACTTTAGAATTATATTTCAAACTAtgtactattattattttgaccGTGACATGTTGTCATTGCATTTCGAGAGTTGCCCATAATATGTGAACATTACAAAAtgcgttttatttttcagtttaataaCTCCTTTAATCTAAAAGTTGGGAAGCGAAACCACTAGACGACGTAGCGTTACCATGAAGAAGATTATGTGAGGACAGGGAGATGGGTCATTTTCCGGTTTCCATGGCAGCAGAGCTGTCGTAATTTCTTGTAGAAAGTAACTGATTTACAATTActaattccatttaaaaaatcgatcaaTTACAgctattaattattaaaggcaAAGTAAAAGGTATTCAATTACCTATTACTCACAAAAGTAATCGGTTCTTTAGACTatttcagtaatttaattcaactttACTAATTCAGTAACATTTCTGTTATTAAATTACTGTAAAAGTAACTCGATCGGGGTCCGGCGACGAGAACGACTCTCACTGGACCTCTGAAAGTGTTAAAGAAGTTGCATTGGCGAGACTTGGCGTGAGCGTATTTCTAAACTCGATTTACTGTAAGAGTCCATTACTTCGCAAGAGAAACGATGTGGAAAGAGTGGGAGCCAGAGCTGCAGTATATTTTGCCGCGGTAATGGAATATTTGGCTGTCGAGGTGTTGAAATTAGCTGGCAACGCTACAAGAGGCAATAAGAAGACTAATAGTTCTCAGATATTTGCAGTTGGTCTTAAGAAACAacgaaaaattcaacaaatttattttctgagtTGCAATCGCTCAGGACGGTGTATCAACCAATATTCAGTTCATACTTTTACCATAGGCCAACCgcaaaactaaataataacgGGTGTTTTCTAGGGAAGTACTATATGGCATTAACATATTTTGGTTGACATGACAACTAGCCATAACATACTTTTAATCGTTAGATTAAACTACTATACCATCAAGTCAagaataaatgatttttactTCTTCACCATGTCAAGAATGGTAGCTAAGACGTTTctatatttttcgatattgaTGAGtacgtatataaattttgctAAGGAATATACAGTTTTGTTGACTGGAGCTTAACAAAAGTAATCTAACTGAATTTAGAATATAACATTCGATAAGTTCAACTGTTGTGATATTTATTAGCaagtaaaaattacaagatGCAAATTTGCAAGCAATTCTATCTACTTTGCAGTTATTTCGTTGATTgtaattgattattattagaaGTACATCGAAAACGAAATTTCTTACAAATAGCGTATACACAGTAAATAAGGgaattgaagaaattgcaaaaatgagAATTATTGGTtctgaattttattcaattcaattaaaatttatttcactatCTATTCATAATGATCATTTATTATCAATGGATAATTGCAAGGTagattaaaaagttgaaaataaaattgtattcttAGTCTACTTTGTCTACTTGACAGGCTTCCCTCAATATCTTCAACTTGTCAATCAAATGAAATTGGACCTGTTTttataattctaaattaacCAATCTCCGCAAACCCTATTGGGTACAATCTTCAACATAGCATTTTCCAGCCAATCAAATTAGTTGTACAGTCACGTTACGAACACGACGGAACGAACGACCCTTTCGTTTCAATAAAAAGTCCTTCAAACACATGAGATTTACcgttttttaaatcgtttaatttattcaagttTTAGCTGTACGTTGCGAACATATTGCATCAGCATATTCGTAATTACCACATCTCCAATTCTGGACAGTTTTagtttggaaatttcatttgatcttctttaaaaatcgtAGTGCAATATGGcctcaaaaactgaattagACCAACAAATTAGGGAACAGGGTGATCTAGTTCGAAGGTTAAAAGCTACCGGTGAAAAAAAAGACTGGGTGAGTATAAAATTCATAAGTATCTGGTCATAGCTATTGCAAATTACAAGTTTTGGTATGACTAAAGAGTGCCTAGAGACTTCAATACTTATGGTTGGTTAGAACTGCATCACTTTCCTCATTAATTAAAGGCTTATTCTTATTGCTTCAGGTTCGTAGTGGATTCCCATTTTTTGTACCATTCAATGAAGTCCTATATccttatttgaataattacatGTCAACTCAAAGTTACCTCTGTGACTGGGAGCCCTCAGCAGCTGATGTTGTCCTATCTAAATGCATACCCAATAGACAAGCCCTAAAACCTTTCATTCATCTCAATCGTTGGTACAATCACATGAACAGTTTTTCTGAAacggaaataaataaatttgcctCCGTCCGatatgtaaatacaaaaaatgtattggaCAGTTTAGATGATCAggtaaattaattgttatttcttttGTTGAAGTGTTGAGCCCTATCATCTTACAATGGGGGTTTGCACCTTAGGCTGGTTTATGAGGCATGCCAGACTGAAATGTAGACCTTTTAGCACAAGCTCTGCTTTGTTTCGACCTCTTCAGGTCAGTGATTGTTCCatatttctttgtttaaaattcaccATAGCTTTGTGATTTGCTGCTAGACTATTCTGTAGTAATTAGTTCAGTTATTTATGCTTGGAAGTAACTTTCTTATGGCATGTTTCCTTGAATAGTCATTATTGTATAATTGCactgttaaaatattataaaaccATAGTGaaagtattttcttttagttcATTCAACCAGAGATTTTTATCTGAAATCACAATTGCATTTTTGCAGATATCTCAAGAGGTTGCTAAATTGTTAAGCTTGAAAGAGCAGGCTCGGGCATTAAAGGAAAATGAAGATAATGGGCCCCAGACCAATGTCAACCAAAAATTCACCCTCAAGACTCCTAAAGGAACTCGTGACTATTCACCTGAGCAAATGGCCCTTCGCATATCAGTTATCAATAAGGTTATTGCAGTCTTCAAGAAACATGGGGCTGAGACCATTGACACCCCAGTATTTGAGTTAAAGGTAAGTTTTCATTGTCAAGGAGAAAATCCAATAAACGTATGTCCCGTGCTATAGATCTTTAATCAATTGGTTACAAGTTCATTGAAATGAAATGTAGATCACAGTAAGTGGTCCCTTCtctaaataaatgaatttcccatgatttattaaaactgtTGTTAAATGCAGCTTTTTGCGGGTATAACCCGCtgtaatagtatattattaaGTGCATTGAAATGGAAAGGAGAATGGGCAGAAAATGAGCTAAAAATGCATGCTACTTTTTCTCAGATTTTGTTGCAATTGGTACTTTTGTTGGAATTGCACAAGGTTAATCTGAGGCGCATTTGCTGAATAATGATTTATGTTGCCATTTTTGACTCTTTATCAAGCAAAAGATAAGCGAggctaaaaatttattgtgcAATTTTCCTTATTCAGGAAGTCTTAACTGGCAAATACGGCGAAGACTCAAAACTCATATATGACCTTAAAGATCAAGGAGGCGAGATTTTGTCCCTCCGCTACGACCTCACTGTTCCTTTCGCCAGATATCTGGCGATGAATAAAATCACTAACATTAAACGCTATCACATTGCCAAAGTTTACCGCAGGGACAACCCTTCAATATCCAGGGGTAGATATCGGGAGTTTTATCAATGCGTAAGAGAGTTTTTgtcgatttaaatttttgccttgACATAGTTTCGTTTGTTCtgtaggatttcgatattgcCGGAACGTATGATCCGATGATACCAGACGCTGAATGTATCAAAATCgtttctgaaattttgaatattctaCAAGTTACCCCTTATGTGATTAAAGTGAACCACAGGGCTCTGCTGGACGGCATGTTTGAAGCTTGTGGGGTACCAAAAAGTTCTTTTAGGTGCATTTGT
Proteins encoded in this region:
- the HisRS gene encoding histidine--tRNA ligase, cytoplasmic isoform X1, producing the protein MASKTELDQQIREQGDLVRRLKATGEKKDWVRSGFPFFVPFNEVLYPYLNNYMSTQSYLCDWEPSAADVVLSKCIPNRQALKPFIHLNRWYNHMNSFSETEINKFASVRYVNTKNVLDSLDDQISQEVAKLLSLKEQARALKENEDNGPQTNVNQKFTLKTPKGTRDYSPEQMALRISVINKVIAVFKKHGAETIDTPVFELKEVLTGKYGEDSKLIYDLKDQGGEILSLRYDLTVPFARYLAMNKITNIKRYHIAKVYRRDNPSISRGRYREFYQCDFDIAGTYDPMIPDAECIKIVSEILNILQVTPYVIKVNHRALLDGMFEACGVPKSSFRCICSAVDKLDKSPWEEVKREMVDEKGLCEEAADQIGEYVKLNGGMELVYKLLKDEKLSKNKLAIEGLEAIKLLLKYCELFQISKNVSFDLSLARGLDYYTGVIYEAVLLGDTGKGEDVSIGSVAGGGRYDNLVGMFDVKNKQVPCVGVSVGVERLFAVLEQKLLAANRKVRTTEVDVYVCTAQKGLVDERLKLCNELWEDDFKVEYSYKKNPKLLAQLQYCEENSIPFAVILGESEIKNGIVKLRNVVTREESEVNRALLANVLREKLGELNLNGTVPVS